The sequence below is a genomic window from Candidatus Methylacidiphilales bacterium.
TGGATCAGCGTGTCCCCCATGCGGTACGTTTTTGTAATGTGGGACAACTCAATCATCAGCGCGGCGTGGTGGAGGGCGGGTTCGGATTGCGCTTCACTGTCGGCACCAACGGGTTTCCTTTCGAGGCGGACCCAGCCCCGGATAATTGGAATTTGGGCATCAACACCGTGTCGCCTTCCTTCAATCCCGATAGGATCTCGGTTTTTTTGCCGTCGCTGATCCCGACTTCAATCTGCCTGGACACTGCCTGGCCGTCATGGTCCGGGTCCTGGACAAGGACAAAGCTTTTGCTTTTGTACTGCCGGATCGTCGCTGCGGGTACAAACAAGGCGTCTTTCTTTTCCGCCACAAGAAACTTGGCAACAGCCGTCATGCCGCTGCGGATGAAATCAGGCACTTTATCCGGAAGCACATCCACTTCATAGGTCGTGACACTGTTCACGATGGCGGCATTGAAGGCAATCCGTTCCACAGCGCCTGTAAACTGCACATCCGGATATGCGTCCACGGCCAATTCAACGCGTTGTAGAAGTTTTATTTTGGCCAGATCCGTCTCATCAACGATGGCGGCCACAATCAAATGGTCCGACATGCTGAAAACCACATCGGAGGAAGTCACCACCTGGCCCGGATTCAAATTTTTTGAAATGATGGTCCCGTCCAGTGGAGCAATCAGGGCGGCTGGCTTGTAATAGTCCTCCCAGTGCGCGAGTTCGTCCGCGCCCTTGGTTCGCGCGGCGTCCAGCAACACCGCGCGGTCCGTCGAACTCATCCAGGCCAGAACCTGCCCTTTTTTGACTGCGTCGCCAATTTGCACCAGCACACTGTCAGCCCTGCCGTTGATGGGCGGCTTGATATCGAGCTTGTTCTCAGGTTGCACGGTGCCGTTTGACAAAACCTGGCTCCGGATCTCACCCCGCTGCACGGGATATGAGTCGTAAGACGAATTCTTAGGCTTGCACCCGTGGCAAAGCAACGCGAGTAGAACAAGAGGCAAAGGGCCGGTCAGCGGCCGTATCAGAATTTTTATTTTCATGGTATGTCTCCGGATCCTTGCGCCAGTTCCCAGTTGGCCTCGGCTATGACCGCATCCCGCCGGGTTTGCAACTCGGTTTTCTGTATGCTGATCAGGCTGTTTTGAATCTGGTCGTAATCCTGAAAGGAAGCCAGCCCGTTGGCGTACAATCCTTCCGCGATTTCCGCCCGCACCTGGTTTGCTTTCAACAGTTGCTGGTTGACCTCCACCACCTCAATGGAATTGAGCAGGGCGTTGTAGGTCTGCTCCAGCGTGAAAACAATCTGGTCGTCCGAACTCTGCCGATTCGCCAGCGATTGCCGGTATCGCGCCGACGCCGAGCGGACATCAAAATAGTTCAGCCCTCCATCGAAAATCGGCAAAGACACGTTAAGCCCCGCCTCCCAACCCTCACTTCTCGGCAGGACCGTATGCCCCTGCTTGAAGGCCGAGCCCGTAACGCTCACGGTAGGCATAAACTCGCTGCGCGCAATCGTGATCCCGGCCTTGGCGGCTGCGACATTCATATCGCTTTGAAGATGGATCGGCGTGCCGGCGGCCATGTCAAGATAATCCGGTTCCTTCGCGGGCGGCTTTTTGGTTTTCAGTTCCCCGGTCACATGAATGTCGATTGCCGTGATTCGTCCCAGTACCTGGGCAAGCTGGCGTTGCGAAACCTTGATGTTGCGCCTGGCCTGTGATTCTTCATAAAGCGCCTGCCGGTAATTTGCCGCCGTCAGGAGATAGGATCCCTTGTCTTCCTGCCCACCCTCGTATTTTAGCTCCACCTGTTGGGCTTCCTGTTTTCGGGCGGCCGCAATATGCTCGGCCAGTTTCAACTGCTCCTGCGCATACAAAAGCTGCGCAAAAGCGGTTTTTAGCGAAAAATGGACCGTGGACTTTTCAATCGCCTCTCCCATCAACGATACCTGGTAGTTGGCCGAGGATTGGTCGATTTGGCCGTTGGTTTTAAAACCGTCGAAAATCATCTGATCGACGTTCAATTGCGCGGAGTATTGGTGGGTGGTGGTGGTGCTGGAAAATGAGCTCTCTCGGTTAATGGTGTGCGTGTCCGTACCGTTGGCGCTGGCCGAAATCTGTGGAAACAGGCTGCTGAAACTGCCCTTGAACTGGGCTTGGAAATTAATCACATTTTCACGCGCACCCCTCAGATCGGGATTGTTTTCCGCAGCCTCTTTCACACACCGTTCCCAATCCAGTTCGCGCGGAAGATGCGACTCCTCGGCAGCCAACCCGGATATCAGGTACGGAGTCAGTGACAACAAAGCGAAACAAGCCGTGGTTGTGGCAATTCTTTGAGTAAAACCCATAATCTTGCAGCAAAATGGCAACAGAAAAATCAGCTTCCCCTCCATGGGAAACCAAGGATTTGAGCATTCCTCCCCGCTCATGCCAACAATAAATAAAAGCAGCCTGTTACAGGGTAGATAACCCTGGCTGAGTCAAAAAGTTGCGGATTTTCACAAAGAGACCGTGAAGAGCACAGGTTTACAGGAAGAACGCGAAGAAACGCAAAGAAAAGACAGTTTATCCGGAGATAAAGACAGATTCACATTTGGCTCGCTGCTTTCCCCCGCATCGCCATCATGAATCGAACCCGGAAAGAACCCCCCACATGAAAATTGCATCCCTCATCTGTGTCGGCATCCTTGCCGCGTTTGCAACAGCACAGGCAGCCGAACCTCCTTCCGACGCGCAGGCCGCGTCAAACAAATTGCTCTCGGCTCTTGTTTCAAGCGATTACGCAGCATTTGTTGCCGACGGCGACACCGCATTCAAAGGACTTAAGAAGGAAATGTTTGATTCCGTGGCAGCCCAACTCGCTCCGCGATTCAAAGCGGGCTATGAGGCCGTTTATCTTGGAGAGATGAAACAGAAGGGATACCAGGTCACGTTGTGGAAACTCAGCTTTAAGGACGGCGGCGACGATGCCCTCGCCACCCTCAGCCTCAAAAACGCAAAAATCGGCGGCTACTGGATCCGATAAAACGTTTTTCCTACCGTCTTTTGCGCCTTTTTGCGGCCAACTCGTTCCTTTGATTCTCAAAATCTGTGTCAATCTGTGAAAACCTGCCCATCTGTCACGACGCAAATGCTCCGAACAGCGACCGCAGTTCCTCCTCCACCTGCGACGGATCGGAAAGGGTTTGTGCGATCTCATCCCGCAACAATATCCGGTACCGCTTGCGCAGACGATGTGCCGCCACACGCAACGCGCCTTCGTCCTGGCCGAGTTGCAACGCCGCCTGTTTGTATGACTCCCCGCTTGTCCCGGCGCTGAGAAAGCCTTTAAGTTCCGCAAACTGTTTTCCCCTCCCTTCCGCCTCGCATTCCTCTTGCAGGCGATTAATGACCTTCCCCAGCAATGCCACGGCCCATTCCCGGTCGAAGATTTTTTCCGGACTCGATTCGTTGGAAGCGGCCACCTGAAACTTTGTGTCCGCCGTTTGCCAGTCCAGGGAAAAATGCGCCGCCCCTCCGCCGCGCTTCTGGCGCTGCGATTTGTCCCATTCGTTCGCAAGAAAATGTTTCAGCGACGCCAGCAGGAATGCGCGGAAGCGCCCGCGCTCGGCGCTCAAGCCTTCGAGATAATTTTTTTCCAGGAACCGCGCAAAAAAATCCTGCGTCAAATCCTCGGCCTCCTCCTTCGTGTGGCCGCGTCGCCGGACATACGCGTAAAGCGGGAACCAATACGTAGCACACAATTGCTCCAACGCAGCCCGCGCCTGCGTGTCCGATCTGCGCCCGGCTGCAAGCACAACCGTCCAGCGCGTCGTGACAAAGATGTCGCCCGGCGCCGGAGTGGAGTATATTAAACTTGTCATTCTAAGAACACATTTTAAACCATGAAAGACAGGAAAATTACGAACGGAAACCGAACCACGGATGCACGCGGATAAACACGGATTAGATAGCAAGGCTTCACGCAAAGGAAGCAGCGCGATGAAAGACGTATCATCCTGGACATAAGACTTAAAACATGAATATCCCCCTGACAAGGGGGAAGCAAAGGAGGTTTTGTTAGTCTCAAAATGTGCAAGAGCGTCTTGGGTTTTAAGCTCCAATTTTTCATCCGTGTTTATCCGTGTCCACCTGCTCGCGACGGATGTCGGAGTCCGTGGTTCAATCCAAATTTAAGTCATACTTGGAGGCTCATCCCATCAGTGCGCGGACAAATTCCTCCGGCTCCCCGGGCGATACGACGATCGTCCGCCGTTCATAATGCAGCACGACAGTCCGGCGGTGGTCGGTGACGAAAGCACGGTAGGACTTCAACGTTTTGTTCCAATAAAACCCGGTGAAGGAAAAGAAGCCTCCATTCCCGCAGGTACGGATGCTTTTGCACATGATGCCCGGCTCGAAGGTTGCGGATTTCAATCCCGCGCGCGGCAAACGTGTTGACCAGAACAATCGATGCACAAGGATCGCATCCGCTGTGATGGCATATCCGCGCACGATCGATAATGCACAGATGGGCACGAGCAACAGCGGCAGCCAGCGCAACCATAACACAATCTCGCTCCCGTGTTTTGGCAAAGGGAGAAACGCAAGCCAAACTACAAGCCCCAGAATCAAGAGCGTGGCCAGTGTGGACATGACAATGAGCAGGGTGCTCCAGGGAGCTTTGTAGGTTTTCATAAGCTAGTGATTTTAATGTGCTTCGTGTAATAAGTCGCAAGTCCAATTCTATTTTTGCGTTTCTTGCGCATTTTCGCGGCCACTCTAAATTTCGTGTCCTACGCGGTTATTTTTTGCTCTCTGTTCGCACTCCAAACCAATCCGTAAGGGTGGGAATCTTCACTTGATGAAATACCCCACAGCACGCCAATGCCCATCTTTTTCCAACATGAACGTGACAGTCTCCACCGCGCTTTTCTTTGCAGAAAACGAAGTATCGAACTGCATCACAACATACTCGCCATCCGGCGCGCCTGGAAGCGACTTGGCTGCCTGCGCCTTCAGCAGCTTGCGCGAATTCGCCTCGCCAAGCGGCTTGCGGTAAGTGTTCATGGCAGATGTCCAGCCTGGCTCCGTCACCGCGGCTTTGAAATAGACTGAGGCTTCCTGCCAACTGTGCGCGTAGTCTTTTCGATCCACCGCGACCAACCAACCCTGCGCGTCGCCAACCACTTGGTTTTCTACGCTTCGACCTCGACTAAGCGAGAGCATCCGGCTCTCCTTGTAACCTGCCAGTTCCCATACGGAATCAGGTCGTGCTATTTCGCAAATTTTGCAGAGCGCTTCCAGCGCCGAAATGTCCACCAGTTCGCCCAGGGTATCCCCTGCCGCCCCCAGTTTGAGCAGGCAGGCCGGACAAAGCCCGGCAAGCGCGCCCGATTGCAGGGGCGTGCCGCATTCGGGGCATTTGCGGACATCTTCGGGAGCTGGAGGAGGGTTTATGTCGGTCATACTAGGCTCAGAAGCAAATCCGGAAAGATGTTACACGTAATTTTTGGATAACCAACGAGCATTGACCCGCGCAACACACGAAAATCCCTCCATCAAAAATAATCCGCGCCGTGCGAGGATTAAGACATTTTCGCCGCGCTGATGATCGCATCCAGATTAACGCTCTCCTCGATCAACTGCTGGATCAGCCCGATTTTCTCGCCATCCCCGGGCTCGGTTTTCACGGTCATCCGGTTGATTTTGCTGGCCACTTCATAACTCTCGTGAGGCACGGAGATAAACGGGATGTTGCGTGTTTGCATGATCTTCACTAGGCCGGGCTGCGGCAGCATCCCGTGCGTGAGCACCACGCCGGCCACCTGGGAAATTCCGCCTTCCGTGATCGCGCCCAGCACCGCAAGGATCATGTCCTCGCGGTCGCCCGCGGTGATAATCAGGCTGCCGGGCTCAAAATAAACCTCGGCATTGCGCGATGTGGTGATTGCGATGGCCACGCGGCTGACACGGCGGCGCTTGGCCTTTTCACCGGCGATAAATTTGCCTTTGAGCTCCTCGCAAACCTGGTTGACCGTGGGCTGGCGCAGGGTGTTGTTCAAAGGCACAATACCTAACAAAGGCAGGCCGAGCTTGGCCAGGCCCTTTTCCGCATACGGCCACAGGTCGGCGATACGATCGGGGATCACCTTGTTCATGATCGCGCCGATCACCGGCACCTTGAATTTTCGGAACAGCGCGAGATTCAGCGCGATTTCGTCTATCGGCCTGCCCACGCCGCCCTGGCTGACAATGATCGCCTTGCTTTTCAAAAGCGCCGACACCTGAGCGTTTGACATATCGAAGACACTGCCCACCCCGGCATGCCCCGATCCCTCGATCACGACAAAGTCCTGCTCCCATGCGGCGCGGTTGAAGGCGTTTTCAACCCGGCTCTTGAGCTCCTCCGGATCGCCTGCATCCAGGTATTGGCGGGTGAAATGGGGGTCCACCGCTATCGGGCTCATCGCCTCCAGCGGCAGGCCGGGCTGGTAGGTGTCGTTGATCAGCACCGTGTCTTCATCGACCTTCAGTCCATCAACTTCAACATAGCGCTGGCCTATCGGTTTGATATAGCCAACTTTCCCGAAACGCTTGCGCAAGCCGGCGACCAGGCCAAGCGCCGTCGTGGTTTTACCGTCGTTCTGGCGTGTGGCCGCGACGAAAATCCGCGGTGTGATTTCGTTTGTCAGCATGGACGCAACCTCACCGGGTTACTCCGCGGGGTGCCAGGCATCGTGGTCCTGCTCGGGATACAGCTTCCGGTATTCAATGGCCTGCAAGGCCACAAGCGCCGCCACACCCAGGATATCATAGGCCGCCGCTCCGCGTGAAAGCTCGGCCGCAGGTTTGGAAAGCCCCAGCAAAATCTGGCCATAGGCCGTCGCTTTCGACAGCCGTTGCACCAGTTTGACCGAAATATTCCCGGAGTTCAGGTCGGGAAATATCAAAACATTCGCCTTGCCGGCCACCATGCTGCCAGGGGCCTTCAACGCCGCGATCTCCGGCAACAATGCCGCATCCACCTGCAGCTCCCCGTCGATCTCAGCCTTCAGCCCCTGATCGCGCGCTTTCTGCCGGGCCAGCGCGGTGGCGGCAATGATCTTTTCCGTGTCCTGGGTCTGGGCGCTGCCTTTGGTGGAATAGGAAAGCATGGCCACCCGCGGCACTTCACCCGTCAACTGGCGGCGCAGCCGCGCTGTTTCAACCGCAATGTCGGATAGTTGCTCCACTGTCGGGTTGGGGATCACTCCGGCGTCCGCAAAAAACATGACTCCATCGTCGCCATAGGCACAGTCGGGTATGTCCAGGATCATGCAACTGGAAATGGTTTTGACTCCGGGCAGCGGTTTGATCAGTTGGAACAGGGGCCGCAGGATGTTGCCGGAAAACTCGCTCGCGCCAGCGACCAGCCCGTCGCACTGGCCGTTTTGCAGCATCATGGCCGCGAAATAATTGGGGTTGGTCAGGATCTTGGCCGCCTCGGAATCCTTGATGCCGCGGTAACGCTGGAGCGACTCCAGCCGCCGGACAAAAAGAGGCAGGTCCGCCGCCGTCTCGGGATCAATGACCAGAATATGGTGGAGGGAAATTCCCCTGGAGGCCGCCAGGCTCTCAACAGCCTCCTTTTTGCCAAGCACAACCGCGGGGCCCAATCTTAAATGCACATATTCGGAGGCCGCCTGCAAAACACGGGCGTCGTTGCCTTCCGGGAACACAATCCGCTTCGGATGGCGCCGCAATTTTTCGTAAATTGATTCGATGAACTTTGACATACGCAAATCTTTATAAAGAGGCTAATACCGTTTTACACCCGTATCCACTTCAACTGACCACGCATCAATGCCGCCTTGCAGATGGCGAACCTGCTGATACCCGCTTTTGAGTAAAAAAACGCCCGCCCGTTCCGAACGGACGCCATGGTGGCAGTATAAAATGATGTCCTCCTCTTTGCCGATTTCGTCGAGCACTCTTGATGCAAACTCCGATAATGGAATAAGTTCAGCATTCGGCAAGCGGCAAATTTCCCACTCGTCGCGCTCCCGTACATCGATCAGGCGCGGCCTTTTTTCAGGCTTCAACAATTCCGCCAGCGCGGATGGAGTCAGGGCTGTCATGGCTTTTTAGAAGCAGGTAAGGCATCCGGGTTAGATCTGGCATATCCTCAAAATAGCCGTCTCCAGTAATTTTTCAGGATCTGTCGCGGAGGACACCATCCGTAAATTCGTCTGGTACAACACATCCAGGGCCTCAAACCATTTCTGCGGCGGCTTCCGGCGCGCCTGCTCCACAATCCGCGCAATCCGGAACGGCTTGGGCTTTTCCCCCTTTTTGTTCACCGGCAAAAAATCGATGCCTTCCTGGGTCAAATCCGCATTCAGGAAAGTACCGCTGCGCGAAAGTCGCAAACGCCTGGTCTCGAGCAAATGTGTGCCCAGCGCCGCAAGCCGCACCTGGCCGGCCAGCAGGATCAGAATGCCGACCTCCGACTCATTCTGCGCCAGCAACTGGCGCAACATGTGAACGGACTCAGCGGAGTCGCCGGCAATCACCGCATCCAACAAGTCCCAAACCATCAATTCCCGATTGCCCGAGACCACCTGTTTCAAATCTTCCTCGCTGATGTCTCCATGCGGATGCGCGAAGAGCGAAAGTTTTTCAACCTCGCTGTGCAAGGCGCGGCGGTCATTCCCCACCACCTCGAACATCCGCTCCACCACTCCGGGACCCGGTTTCAATCCGGCCTGGATCATCAGCTTCTCGATTTCACCCATCCAGGCTTCTTCGGCCCGCGCGCCCTGGATCTCCGGCAAATTGAACAGCTCGACCATGCCCAGTTTCTCGAACGATTTGTAAAACGCCTTTCGCCGGTCAATCGATACGGCTGTCATCACCAATTGTACGCTCGACGGTGGAAGCTTGCCGATCAGTTCTGTCAGCCGCAGCAACCGCGAAATCACCGCCTCGCTGTTGGCGGTCACACTGTCGGCCAGAAAATTGCAATTTTTGAAAAAGACCAGTTTCGAATCCGCAAGAAATGGCAGGGTCAAAAGGGATTCGACGAGCGAATCCAACTGCCTGCAGGCCTGGTCCACGGAATCGACTTGTCCGTCGATGGTCTCCAGGTTCATCGGGTCTTCCGGCGCGAGTTCCCGCAAGAGGCTCTGGCCGCGCTCCTTGACAGAAAATTCATCGGAACCGGCAACCAGAATATGCTTCGCTTTCAGCTTGCTCTCCGTTTTGGCCATAGGTCTAATGCGCCTATGGAACACCTTTGGGCCCCCTGGCGCAATAGTTATGTCACCGCCGACAAAAAAACCTCGGCAACTGTGTTTTACGACATCGGCCAGTCCTCCAATGACGCTGAAAACTTTGTCATCTGCCGCAGCAAAACGGTTTATGTGGTTCTCAACCGCTTCCCTTATAATACGGCGCATTCGCTGGTCATTCCCTACCGCATGGTGGCCGACTTAAGCGATCTCACAGAACCGGAAGGCGCCGACCTCTGGGATCTGGTCCGGAGGACTGTCGCTTCCATCCGCTCGGTCTATAATCCGCACGGCTTTAATATTGGCATCAACCTGGGCGAAAGCGCGGGAGCGGGCCTGCCGGATCATTTGCATGTCCACGTGGTCCCGCGTTGGAAGGGCGACACCAATTTCATGGCCACGACCGCCGAGACCCGGATTCATCCGTCGGACCTGCCCTCGGTTTACCAGCATCTGAAAGCGGCATTTGAAAAAAACTGAACTGCTGAACCACGGATGAACGCGGATCAACACGGATTCAGCGCAAAATCGATTTCAAATCTCAAAATTTCAAATCAAAGCCGGCATCCATCCCCCTGACAAGGGGGAAGTCAAGGGGGTTTTGCCAACTTCATTCTTTACATCGGGTGCGTGTGCTTTCAGCATTTCTTCCCCATGAAAACCAGAAAGCCACTGCGAATCGGCCTGCCCACGGGCAGCCTGCAGGAAGCCACGCTTGAGCTGTTCAAGCGCGCCGGCTTTTGCATCCGCGTCTCCAGCCGGTCGTACAAACCGTCCATCGACGACCCGGAGTTGGAAGTCCGACTGCTCCGCGCGCAGGAAATCGCCCGCTATGTCGATGAAGGGTTTCTCGATCTGGGAATCACCGGACGCGATTGGGTTGCCGAAAACCGCGCGAAGGTGAAAGTGGTCCAGAATCTTGCCTTCAGTAAAGCAACCAAGTCGCCTGCCCGCTGGGTTCTGGTCGTGCCGGAAGAATCCAAAATCACCAAACCCGCACATCTCAAGGGGAAACGCATTGCGACCGAAGCGGTCAACATCACCCGGGACTATCTCGCACGCCACAAGATCAAGGCTCATGTGGAATTTTCCTGGGGCGCAACCGAAGTGAAGGTGCCGGAATTGGTCGATGCCATTGTCGATATCACCGAGACCGGCTCCTCCCTGAAAGCCAACAAGCTGCGGATTGTGGATACCCTGATGGAATCCTATCCCCAACTCATTGCCAATCCCCGCGTGTACCGGGATTCGTGGAGTTGCGCAAAGACACAAAACCTCGCTCTGCTGCTCCAAGGCGCGCTGAATGCGCGGGACAAAGTCGGCCTGAAGATGAACCTGCCCTCCGGCAAGCTGGACAGCATTTTAAAACAGCTTCCGGCCCTGCGCAATCCCACCGTCTCGCCCCTGGCCGGACGGGACTGGGTGGCCATTGAAACGATCATCGATGAAGTCATAGTCCGTGAAATCATCCCGCGGCTGAAGGCCTTGGGCGCGGAGGGGATCATCGAATATCCGCTGAATAAGGTTGTCTATTAAAGAATATCGGCTTTAATCCGTTCCTTCCAAAATTATGGGTTCCATCAAAAAGAAGAGAAAAGAAAAGATCGCGAAACACAAACGCCGCAAGCGCCGCCGTCTGAACCGGCATAAGAAGCGTCTGCGCTACAAGTCTTAAGCGGTTTCGCGCCGGGCGAATGGGGAACCCCCTCGCCCGGCCATTCACACCGTCTGCACCAAAACTGGAGGGATGGCCTCTGTGCCGTCCCATTTGTTTTGATTCCACGTTCAAACTTCAGGCTCGTCGAAGCACGGCGCTTCGTTATGCTTTTTTGCCATCCAGGGTCCCGTAGCTCAGATGGATAGAGCAGAGGTTTCCTAAACCTTTGGTCGGCAGTTCGACTCTGCCCGGGACCATACCCCCATCGGCAATTTTAAGCTGCCATTGGCCTGATCCCCAACCCCGGTCACCCATTCGGTTTGCTCCGTCGGTCGGAGGCTTTAATCCAAAAAAATCCCTGGATTCACTGCAAAATGTTTCGCCAATTTTGAGATGTGTTCCGCTGTCAAGTACCGTTCCCCGCGCACAATTCTGGCTCCCAGGCTGCGGTCAACTCCAAGCAAGGCCGCAAGTTGGCTGGCATTCATACCGTTTTCTTGAAGCAGATATTTAAGCGCCTCCAATGGAGCCATCTTCCTAACTTTAACAGGAGCGCACTCCTCCTCGTAATCTGCAATGATGTCGGAAAGCAGATCGAGGTAATCTTCCTGCTCCACATTAAGCTTGTGTCCCGCCAGGAGATCCACCATTTCGGTGGAGTTTTCCAACTCCATCTTGTCATGAATAGGGCGGGGCAGGAGCAGAAGGCACAGCCCTTCGTAAGTCTTGGGAAGTTCGTCAAATGAGAGCGC
It includes:
- a CDS encoding efflux RND transporter periplasmic adaptor subunit; its protein translation is MKIKILIRPLTGPLPLVLLALLCHGCKPKNSSYDSYPVQRGEIRSQVLSNGTVQPENKLDIKPPINGRADSVLVQIGDAVKKGQVLAWMSSTDRAVLLDAARTKGADELAHWEDYYKPAALIAPLDGTIISKNLNPGQVVTSSDVVFSMSDHLIVAAIVDETDLAKIKLLQRVELAVDAYPDVQFTGAVERIAFNAAIVNSVTTYEVDVLPDKVPDFIRSGMTAVAKFLVAEKKDALFVPAATIRQYKSKSFVLVQDPDHDGQAVSRQIEVGISDGKKTEILSGLKEGDTVLMPKFQLSGAGSASKGNPLVPTVKRNPNPPSTTPR
- a CDS encoding TolC family protein; translation: MGFTQRIATTTACFALLSLTPYLISGLAAEESHLPRELDWERCVKEAAENNPDLRGARENVINFQAQFKGSFSSLFPQISASANGTDTHTINRESSFSSTTTTHQYSAQLNVDQMIFDGFKTNGQIDQSSANYQVSLMGEAIEKSTVHFSLKTAFAQLLYAQEQLKLAEHIAAARKQEAQQVELKYEGGQEDKGSYLLTAANYRQALYEESQARRNIKVSQRQLAQVLGRITAIDIHVTGELKTKKPPAKEPDYLDMAAGTPIHLQSDMNVAAAKAGITIARSEFMPTVSVTGSAFKQGHTVLPRSEGWEAGLNVSLPIFDGGLNYFDVRSASARYRQSLANRQSSDDQIVFTLEQTYNALLNSIEVVEVNQQLLKANQVRAEIAEGLYANGLASFQDYDQIQNSLISIQKTELQTRRDAVIAEANWELAQGSGDIP
- a CDS encoding sigma factor produces the protein MTSLIYSTPAPGDIFVTTRWTVVLAAGRRSDTQARAALEQLCATYWFPLYAYVRRRGHTKEEAEDLTQDFFARFLEKNYLEGLSAERGRFRAFLLASLKHFLANEWDKSQRQKRGGGAAHFSLDWQTADTKFQVAASNESSPEKIFDREWAVALLGKVINRLQEECEAEGRGKQFAELKGFLSAGTSGESYKQAALQLGQDEGALRVAAHRLRKRYRILLRDEIAQTLSDPSQVEEELRSLFGAFAS
- a CDS encoding PH domain-containing protein, whose protein sequence is MKTYKAPWSTLLIVMSTLATLLILGLVVWLAFLPLPKHGSEIVLWLRWLPLLLVPICALSIVRGYAITADAILVHRLFWSTRLPRAGLKSATFEPGIMCKSIRTCGNGGFFSFTGFYWNKTLKSYRAFVTDHRRTVVLHYERRTIVVSPGEPEEFVRALMG
- a CDS encoding DUF4019 domain-containing protein gives rise to the protein MTDINPPPAPEDVRKCPECGTPLQSGALAGLCPACLLKLGAAGDTLGELVDISALEALCKICEIARPDSVWELAGYKESRMLSLSRGRSVENQVVGDAQGWLVAVDRKDYAHSWQEASVYFKAAVTEPGWTSAMNTYRKPLGEANSRKLLKAQAAKSLPGAPDGEYVVMQFDTSFSAKKSAVETVTFMLEKDGHWRAVGYFIK
- a CDS encoding AAA family ATPase, translated to MLTNEITPRIFVAATRQNDGKTTTALGLVAGLRKRFGKVGYIKPIGQRYVEVDGLKVDEDTVLINDTYQPGLPLEAMSPIAVDPHFTRQYLDAGDPEELKSRVENAFNRAAWEQDFVVIEGSGHAGVGSVFDMSNAQVSALLKSKAIIVSQGGVGRPIDEIALNLALFRKFKVPVIGAIMNKVIPDRIADLWPYAEKGLAKLGLPLLGIVPLNNTLRQPTVNQVCEELKGKFIAGEKAKRRRVSRVAIAITTSRNAEVYFEPGSLIITAGDREDMILAVLGAITEGGISQVAGVVLTHGMLPQPGLVKIMQTRNIPFISVPHESYEVASKINRMTVKTEPGDGEKIGLIQQLIEESVNLDAIISAAKMS
- a CDS encoding phosphate acyltransferase — translated: MSKFIESIYEKLRRHPKRIVFPEGNDARVLQAASEYVHLRLGPAVVLGKKEAVESLAASRGISLHHILVIDPETAADLPLFVRRLESLQRYRGIKDSEAAKILTNPNYFAAMMLQNGQCDGLVAGASEFSGNILRPLFQLIKPLPGVKTISSCMILDIPDCAYGDDGVMFFADAGVIPNPTVEQLSDIAVETARLRRQLTGEVPRVAMLSYSTKGSAQTQDTEKIIAATALARQKARDQGLKAEIDGELQVDAALLPEIAALKAPGSMVAGKANVLIFPDLNSGNISVKLVQRLSKATAYGQILLGLSKPAAELSRGAAAYDILGVAALVALQAIEYRKLYPEQDHDAWHPAE
- a CDS encoding rhodanese-like domain-containing protein yields the protein MTALTPSALAELLKPEKRPRLIDVRERDEWEICRLPNAELIPLSEFASRVLDEIGKEEDIILYCHHGVRSERAGVFLLKSGYQQVRHLQGGIDAWSVEVDTGVKRY
- the holA gene encoding DNA polymerase III subunit delta, whose product is MAKTESKLKAKHILVAGSDEFSVKERGQSLLRELAPEDPMNLETIDGQVDSVDQACRQLDSLVESLLTLPFLADSKLVFFKNCNFLADSVTANSEAVISRLLRLTELIGKLPPSSVQLVMTAVSIDRRKAFYKSFEKLGMVELFNLPEIQGARAEEAWMGEIEKLMIQAGLKPGPGVVERMFEVVGNDRRALHSEVEKLSLFAHPHGDISEEDLKQVVSGNRELMVWDLLDAVIAGDSAESVHMLRQLLAQNESEVGILILLAGQVRLAALGTHLLETRRLRLSRSGTFLNADLTQEGIDFLPVNKKGEKPKPFRIARIVEQARRKPPQKWFEALDVLYQTNLRMVSSATDPEKLLETAILRICQI
- a CDS encoding HIT domain-containing protein encodes the protein MEHLWAPWRNSYVTADKKTSATVFYDIGQSSNDAENFVICRSKTVYVVLNRFPYNTAHSLVIPYRMVADLSDLTEPEGADLWDLVRRTVASIRSVYNPHGFNIGINLGESAGAGLPDHLHVHVVPRWKGDTNFMATTAETRIHPSDLPSVYQHLKAAFEKN
- the hisG gene encoding ATP phosphoribosyltransferase — encoded protein: MKTRKPLRIGLPTGSLQEATLELFKRAGFCIRVSSRSYKPSIDDPELEVRLLRAQEIARYVDEGFLDLGITGRDWVAENRAKVKVVQNLAFSKATKSPARWVLVVPEESKITKPAHLKGKRIATEAVNITRDYLARHKIKAHVEFSWGATEVKVPELVDAIVDITETGSSLKANKLRIVDTLMESYPQLIANPRVYRDSWSCAKTQNLALLLQGALNARDKVGLKMNLPSGKLDSILKQLPALRNPTVSPLAGRDWVAIETIIDEVIVREIIPRLKALGAEGIIEYPLNKVVY
- a CDS encoding AURKAIP1/COX24 domain-containing protein, which produces MGSIKKKRKEKIAKHKRRKRRRLNRHKKRLRYKS
- a CDS encoding helix-turn-helix domain-containing protein, with translation MKKIAALSFDELPKTYEGLCLLLLPRPIHDKMELENSTEMVDLLAGHKLNVEQEDYLDLLSDIIADYEEECAPVKVRKMAPLEALKYLLQENGMNASQLAALLGVDRSLGARIVRGERYLTAEHISKLAKHFAVNPGIFLD